A genomic segment from Barrientosiimonas humi encodes:
- a CDS encoding C40 family peptidase codes for MSQHTPRGRHRAPSRLSSAVSSTARVSAAVAVSGGLVAAVAAPADAATAVGTVVPGAAPAAPVAAPAAPVAPVAAPPVGSVAASGAIAHGRVTLPRIEFADDLIIVKKARKSETKSEPKREFRSERSAQPQRTERKKRERTEHSHATSTPERRTTTDRDEAPTRTTSRSTERPEAPKTEPAPAPTAPASSKGAQVVEIAKRYIGTPYVYGGSTPSGFDCSGFTSYVYRQIGIELPRTARAQQAFATRTSSPRPGDLVFYNYPATHVMIYVGNGLVIDSPSPGKTVQVHKMWGSNISYGRVM; via the coding sequence GTGTCTCAGCACACCCCGCGCGGTCGTCACCGCGCTCCCAGCCGTCTGTCATCCGCCGTCTCCTCGACCGCGCGCGTCTCGGCGGCCGTGGCCGTCTCCGGCGGTCTGGTGGCTGCGGTCGCCGCACCTGCCGACGCCGCCACCGCGGTCGGCACCGTCGTCCCGGGCGCCGCCCCGGCCGCTCCCGTCGCCGCTCCGGCTGCCCCGGTTGCTCCCGTCGCCGCCCCGCCCGTCGGCTCCGTCGCCGCGTCCGGCGCGATCGCTCACGGCCGCGTCACGCTGCCCCGCATCGAGTTCGCTGACGACCTGATCATCGTCAAGAAGGCGCGCAAGAGCGAGACCAAGAGCGAGCCCAAGCGCGAGTTCCGCTCCGAGCGCTCGGCCCAGCCGCAGCGCACCGAGCGCAAGAAGCGCGAGCGCACCGAGCACTCGCACGCGACCAGCACCCCCGAGCGGCGCACCACGACCGACCGCGACGAGGCTCCGACCCGCACGACGAGCCGCTCCACCGAGCGTCCGGAGGCGCCGAAGACCGAGCCGGCGCCCGCGCCGACCGCTCCGGCCTCGTCCAAGGGCGCGCAGGTCGTCGAGATCGCCAAGCGCTACATCGGCACGCCGTACGTCTACGGCGGCTCGACCCCGAGCGGCTTCGACTGCTCGGGCTTCACCAGCTACGTCTACCGCCAGATCGGCATCGAGCTGCCCCGCACCGCGCGCGCCCAGCAGGCGTTCGCGACCCGCACCTCGAGCCCCCGTCCGGGCGACCTGGTGTTCTACAACTACCCCGCGACCCACGTGATGATCTACGTGGGCAACGGCCTCGTGATCGACTCGCCGAGCCCCGGCAAGACGGTCCAGGTGCACAAGATGTGGGGTTCGAACATCAGCTACGGCCGGGTCATGTGA
- a CDS encoding DUF3105 domain-containing protein gives MTDDDSTTTRDHERDDEVVSSRASAQDRLAKVQRQQRRSSHKGTVIGVVAALFVVAALGGGAFWLIKRERDAQQAAAGNVTVGEVKTYNNLSREHITSGYNYPQTPPVGGNHNAVWANCGVYDREVPPQYAVHSLEHGAVWITYKDSLPEGQVNLLRGKAGQQQGYMLVSQQNDQATPIVLTAWGKQLHLNSASDPKIDTFIRDFLQGPQTPEKGASCSGGYDPNTGQIAGGM, from the coding sequence ATGACTGACGACGACAGCACCACCACGCGCGACCACGAGCGCGACGACGAGGTGGTCTCCTCCCGGGCGAGCGCCCAGGACCGGCTCGCCAAGGTGCAGCGCCAGCAGCGCCGCAGCTCCCACAAGGGCACGGTCATCGGCGTGGTGGCGGCACTGTTCGTGGTGGCCGCGCTCGGCGGTGGGGCGTTCTGGCTGATCAAGCGTGAGCGCGACGCCCAGCAGGCCGCCGCCGGCAACGTGACGGTCGGTGAGGTGAAGACGTACAACAACCTCTCGCGCGAGCACATCACCAGCGGCTACAACTACCCGCAGACCCCGCCCGTCGGCGGCAACCACAACGCGGTGTGGGCCAACTGCGGGGTGTACGACCGCGAGGTCCCCCCGCAGTACGCCGTCCACTCCCTCGAGCACGGCGCCGTCTGGATCACCTACAAGGACTCGCTGCCCGAGGGCCAGGTCAACCTGCTGCGCGGCAAGGCCGGCCAGCAGCAGGGCTACATGCTCGTGTCGCAGCAGAACGACCAGGCCACGCCGATCGTGCTCACCGCCTGGGGCAAGCAGCTGCACCTCAACAGCGCGAGCGACCCCAAGATCGACACCTTCATCCGCGACTTCCTGCAGGGTCCGCAGACGCCTGAGAAGGGCGCGTCGTGCTCGGGCGGCTACGACCCGAACACCGGCCAGATCGCGGGCGGCATGTGA
- a CDS encoding metal-dependent transcriptional regulator, with protein sequence MSDLIDTTEMYLRTIYDLEEEGIVPLRARIAERLGHSGPTVSQTVARMERDGLLTLAGDRHIELSEKGRSLATRVMRKHRLAERLLVDVIGLELQFVHDEACRWEHVMSERVERKILGLLEEHKLSPYGNPIPGLDELGDDEEPEDFRAGVVALTEIATAEPREALVRRIGEPAQADSDALAVLTGAGVRPGVTVLLRTDGERVLVVAKDRPEADGASLPKDMAAHVFVAQG encoded by the coding sequence GTGAGCGACCTGATCGACACCACCGAGATGTACCTCCGCACGATCTACGACCTCGAGGAAGAGGGCATCGTGCCGCTGCGCGCGCGCATCGCGGAGCGTCTGGGGCACTCCGGGCCCACGGTCAGCCAGACGGTCGCCCGCATGGAGCGCGACGGCCTGCTCACCCTCGCCGGCGACCGGCACATCGAGCTCAGCGAGAAGGGGCGCTCGCTCGCGACCCGGGTGATGCGCAAGCACCGCCTGGCCGAGCGGCTGCTGGTCGACGTCATCGGGCTGGAGCTGCAGTTCGTCCACGACGAGGCGTGCCGCTGGGAGCACGTCATGAGCGAGCGGGTCGAGCGCAAGATCCTGGGCCTGCTGGAGGAGCACAAGCTCTCGCCGTACGGCAACCCGATCCCCGGCCTCGACGAGCTGGGTGACGACGAGGAGCCCGAGGACTTCCGCGCCGGGGTCGTGGCGCTCACCGAGATCGCCACCGCCGAGCCGCGCGAGGCGCTGGTGCGTCGCATCGGCGAGCCGGCCCAGGCCGACTCCGACGCGCTCGCGGTGCTCACCGGCGCCGGGGTGCGCCCGGGGGTCACCGTGCTGCTGCGCACCGACGGCGAGCGGGTGCTCGTGGTCGCCAAGGACCGGCCCGAGGCCGACGGCGCGTCGCTGCCCAAGGACATGGCGGCGCACGTGTTCGTGGCCCAGGGCTGA